Proteins from a genomic interval of Capsicum annuum cultivar UCD-10X-F1 chromosome 4, UCD10Xv1.1, whole genome shotgun sequence:
- the LOC107852472 gene encoding uncharacterized protein LOC107852472 produces the protein MNGAVKAANKNIKRILRKILDGNREWHEKLPYALLGYHTTIRTSTGAAPYMLVYGLEAVIPVEVEISSLRVIQEVGLEDAEWIRRKVDQLMLIDEKILDAVFHGQLYQNRMIKAFNKKVKPHRFVPGQLVLKKIFPHQAEAKGKFSPKWQGPYIVH, from the coding sequence ATGAACGGAGCAGTTAAGGCTGCAAATAAGAATAttaagagaattttgagaaagatattggACGGTAATAGGGAATGGCATGAGAAGCTACCATATGCTTTACTCGGCTATCACACCACGATTAGAACATCTACTGGGGCAGCTCCCTACATGTTGGTTTACGGGTTGGAAGCAGTGATACCTGTAGAGGTAGAGATATCATCATTAAGAGTTATCCAGGAGGTTGGTCTAGAAGACGCTGAATGGATTCGTAGAAAGGTCGACCAATTGATGCTCATTGATGAAAAGATATTGGATGCAGTCTTTCATGGTCAACTTTATCAAAATAGAATGATCAAGGCGTTCAACAAAAAAGTCAAGCCTCATCGATTCGTACCAGGACAGTTGGTATTGAAAAAGATATTCCCTCACCAAGCTGAAGCCAAAgggaaattttcaccaaaatgGCAAGGTCCCTACATAGTTCACTGA